In Mytilus edulis chromosome 7, xbMytEdul2.2, whole genome shotgun sequence, a single genomic region encodes these proteins:
- the LOC139480948 gene encoding dentin sialophosphoprotein-like has translation MSGLANICFILSLVQFSISAPVDTVQQKGSLVQKYGNKGSSVASYGVISGVDDKSEGGSGTGCTVNCGSAVADSIAVVNSLSATGGSRGSSASAATVAASSAAGNSWSSSSSGSAAAASSAAGSSGSRSSSGSAAAGSSAVGNSGSRSSSGSAAAGSSAAGSSGSRSSSGSAAAGSSAAGSSGSRSSSGSAAAGSSGSRSSSGSAAAGSSGSRSSSGSAAAGSSGSRSSSGSAAARSSAAGTSGSKSSSGSAAAGSSAAGSSGSRSSRGSATVGASVAGSSGSRSSNAAADESSAVGSSSSGSTSSDDSSNSGSSDSSNSGASSNSASSGSSNTGASSVAAVVGAQTAVILTGATSSAASQSSVASSASGCSSNQCSGGNAVSTGSQTVVDVAPQSTNAESFQTVAVISSNSDSSDSGSDGRDDSNSSDDSSNGGDDSDSSDDSDKSNGSSSSNGSDDSNSSDDSNSSDDSDSSDSSSSDSNSSDSSNSSDDSDSSDSNSSDSSSSSNSSDDSSDDNGSGSSSSNSGSSSVASSGSEPSPCQGKGNCHSKGSQSNKSDGSSSDSNGSDDSNNDDSDSSDSSSGSSSSSGSDDSDSSDDSNSSDDSSNSNDDDDSSDDKGNTASNSGSSAVASSAVEPSPCQGNGNCHSKSKQSQKSGGSSSDSNGSDDSNSNDDSESSDNSNNDDSESSDNSNSDDSDSSDSSSGSSSSSSSNDSNSSDSSNSDSSDSSDSSDSSNSNSSNGSDDSDSSDDDSSDNSDNIGKSSSNHKSSSVTVVTSEVLPVDVAPHDSSPVVKSSPVAEETHEILVGFEAAPESSHVVEASPEMSPVVESSPKLSPVIEAAPESTVVEVSSQAEATSSGTQGKSNSDSSSDDSDSGSSSSDNSDSSDSSSGSSSSSSSNDDSNSSDDNSSDDSDSSDNSSSDDRDSSNGSSSSSGSDDSSSSDNSDSSDSSSESSSGSSSSSGSDDSNSSDDSSNSSDDDDSSDDNGSGNSASNSGSTSFASPWAESSPCEKAKGNCNSEGSSGPSSGNGDGSGNSNGSGDSNGSDESNSSDNSDSSDSSNGSSSSSSSDDSSSSDSSNSDDSNSSDNSSGSRSSSGSDDSSSSDSINSDDSNSSDNSSGSRSSSGSDDSDSSDDSSSNSNDDDNSDDNGNDSSSSEPGSSSVTSHKARPSSCGGHGQSGCNSKSGSKSTRSGSSSNGGNDNNRSDDRDSSDSDSSDSDNRDSSDDSNGSDDSNGSDDNNGSDSSNGNGDGNGNSESNGDDDSNGDNDSDGSNGSDGSDDTKNSGSNRSSNRNSNRKSKSSRKHEVSPMVAAGSVATAAPAAPAAHTAPAAPAAEVAPAPAKAEAAPQVSGSESYFVSESKSSNGDQNENLYVIEIVPKPTEQSSD, from the exons ATGTCGGGACTAGCCAATATATGCTTTATACTTTCTTTAGTGCAATTTTCGATAAGTG CACCAGTAGATACAGTTCAACAAAAGGGCTCTCTAGTGCAGAAATATGGTAATAAAGGATCATCAGTAGCTAGTTACGGAGTTATATCAGGAGTAGACGACAAATCAGAAGGCGGTTCCGGTACAGGATGTACAGTTAATTGTGGCTCCGCAGTCGCCGATTCTATAGCAGTTGTTAATTCATTATCAGCCACTGGTGGATCACGTGGAAGTTCTGCAAGTGCTGCGACAGTTGCTGCGTCTTCTGCTGCTGGTAACTCATGGTCAAGTTCATCAAGTGGTTCAGCAGCTGCTGCGTCTTCTGCTGCTGGTAGCTCAGGGTCAAGGTCATCAAGTGGTTCAGCAGCTGCTGGGTCTTCTGCTGTTGGTAACTCCGGATCAAGGTCATCAAGTGGTTCCGCAGCTGCTGGGTCTTCTGCTGCTGGTAGCTCAGGATCCAGGTCATCAAGTGGTTCCGCAGCTGCTGGCTCTTCTGCTGCTGGTAGCTCCGGATCAAGGTCATCAAGTGGTTCCGCAGCTGCTGGTAGCTCAGGATCAAGGTCATCAAGTGGTTCCGCAGCTGCTGGTAGCTCAGGATCAAGGTCATCAAGTGGTTCCGCAGCTGCTGGTAGCTCAGGTTCAAGGTCATCAAGTGGTTCCGCAGCTGCTAGGTCTTCTGCTGCTGGTACCTCCGGATCAAAGTCATCAAGTGGTTCCGCAGCTGCTGGGTCTTCTGCTGCTGGTAGCTCAGGATCAAGGTCATCAAGAGGTTCAGCAACTGTTGGGGCCTCTGTTGCTGGTAGCTCAGGATCAAGGTCATCAAATGCTGCAGCAGATGAGTCCTCTGCTGTGGGAAGTTCAAGTTCAGGTTCAACCTCCTCAGATGATTCATCGAATTCTGGAAGTTCAGATTCAAGTAATTCTGGTGCTTCATCCAACTCTGCAAGTTCAGGTTCAAGCAACACAGGTGCCTCATCAGTTGCTGCAGTCGTTGGAGCTCAGACAGCTGTTATTTTGACTGGAGCTACATCATCAGCCGCTTCACAATCATCTGTGGCATCTAGTGCATCTGGATGTTCCTCAAACCAATGTTCTGGTGGTAACGCAGTATCAACTGGAAGCCAAACAGTAGTTGACGTAGCTCCACAATCAACTAATGCTGAATCGTTTCAAACGGTAGCAGTGATTTCAAGCAACAGTGACAGTAGTGACAGCGGCAGCGACGGTAGAGATGATAGTAATAGCAGTGACGACTCTAGCAATGGTGGTGATGATAGCGATAGTAGTGACGACAGTGACAAAAGTAATGGAAGCAGTTCTAGCAATGGTAGCGACGACAGTAATAGCAGTGACGACAGCAATAGTAGCGACGACAGTGATAGTAGTGACAGCAGTAGCAGTGACAGTAATAGCAGTGACAGCAGTAATAGTAGCGACGACAGCGATAGTAGTGACAGCAATAGCAGTGACAGCAGCAGTAGTAGCAACTCTTCCGATGACAGCAGTGATGATAACGGAAGTGGAAGCTCATCAAGTAACTCTGGATCATCTTCCGTAGCATCATCTGGATCTGAACCAAGTCCATGTCAAGGAAAAGGAAATTGTCATAGCAAGGGCAGTCAAAGCAACAAAAGTGATGGTAGTAGCAGCGATAGTAATGGTAGCGATGACAGTAATAATGACGACAGCGATAGTAGTGATAGCAGCAGTGGAAGCAGCTCTAGCAGTGGTAGCGACGACAGCGACAGTAGTGACGACAGCAATAGTAGTGACGACTCTTCCAATAGCAATGATGACGATGACAGCAGTGACGATAAGGGAAACACAGCAAGTAACTCTGGATCATCTGCTGTAGCATCATCTGCAGTCGAACCAAGCCCATGTCAAGGAAATGGCAACTGCCATAGCAAGAGCAAACAAAGCCAGAAGAGTGGTGGTAGTAGCAGCGATAGTAATGGCAGCGATGACAGTAACAGCAATGACGATAGCGAAAGCAGTGATAACAGTAACAATGACGACAGCGAAAGCAGTGATAACAGTAACAGTGACGATAGCGATAGTAGTGATAGCAGCAGTGGAAGCAGCTCTAGCAGTAGTAGCAATGACAGCAATAGTAGTGATAGCAGTAACAGTGACAGCAGCGATAGTAGCGATAGTAGCGATAGTAGCAATAGTAACTCCAGCAATGGTAGTGACGACAGCGATAGCAGTGATGACGATTCTTCCGACAACAGTGATAATATCGGAAAATCATCAAGTAATCATAAATCATCTTCTGTGACCGTTGTAACATCAGAAGTGTTACCTGTTGATGTGGCACCACATGATTCATCTCCTGTTGTTAAATCATCACCTGTGGCTGAAGAAACACATGAAATTTTAGTTGGATTTGAAGCAGCACCTGAATCATCACATGTAGTAGAAGCATCACCTGAAATGTCACCTGTTGTTGAATCATCACCGAAACTGTCACCTGTAATTGAAGCAGCACCAGAATCAACTGTTGTTGAGGTATCATCGCAGGCCGAGGCAACATCATCAGGAACTCAAGGAAAGAGCAATAGCGATAGCAGCAGCGACGACAGCGATAGTGGCAGTAGTAGCAGTGATAACAGCGATAGTAGTGATAGCAGTAGTGGCAGCAGCTCCAGCAGCTCCAGCAATGACGACAGCAACAGCAGTGACGACAATAGCAGTGATGACAGCGATAGCAGTGACAACAGTAGCAGTGACGACCGCGATAGCAGTAATGGAAGCAGCTCTAGCAGTGGTAGCGACGACAGCTCTAGCAGTGACAACAGCGATAGTAGTGATAGCAGTAGTGAAAGCAGTAGTGGAAGCAGCTCTAGCAGTGGTAGTGACGACAGCAATAGTAGTGACGACTCTTCCAACAGCAGTGATGACGATGACAGCAGCGATGATAATGGAAGTGGCAACTCAGCAAGTAACTCTGGATCAACTTCTTTTGCATCACCTTGGGCCGAATCAAGCCCATGTGAAAAAGCTAAAGGCAATTGTAATAGTGAGGGAAGCAGTGGTCCTAGTAGCGGCAACGGTGATGGTAGCGGCAACAGTAATGGTAGCGGCGACAGTAATGGTAGCGACGAAAGTAATAGCAGTGACAATAGCGATAGCAGTGATAGCAGTAATGGAAGCAGCTCTAGCAGTAGTAGCGACGACAGCTCTAGCAGTGACAGCAGTAACAGTGATGACAGCAATAGTAGTGATAACAGTAGTGGAAGCAGGTCTAGCAGTGGTAGTGACGACAGCTCTAGCAGTGACAGCATTAACAGTGATGACAGCAATAGTAGTGATAACAGTAGTGGAAGCAGGTCTAGCAGTGGTAGCGACGACAGCGACAGTAGTGACGACTCTTCCAGCAACAGTAACGACGATGACAACAGTGATGATAACGGCAATGATAGCTCATCAAGTGAACCTGGATCATCTTCCGTAACATCACATAAGGCCAGACCTAGCTCATGTGGAGGACATGGACAATCTGGTTGTAATAGTAAGAGTGGCAGCAAAAGTACTCGTAGTGGCAGCAGCAGTAATGGTGGCAACGACAATAATCGCAGTGATGACAGGGATAGTAGTGACAGCGACAGTAGTGATAGCGATAACAGAGATAGTAGTGACGACAGCAACGGTAGTGACGACAGTAATGGAAGTGACGACAATAACGGTAGTGACAGCAGCAATGGTAATGGTGATGGCAATGGTAATAGCGAAAGTAATGGCGACGACGATAGTAATGGCGACAACGATAGTGATGGCAGTAACGGAAGTGATGGTAGCGATGACACAAAGAACAGTGGCAGTAATAGAAGTTCTAATAGAAACAGTAACAGAAAATCTAAGTCATCAAGGAAACATGAAGTGTCTCCTATGGTAGCAGCTGGATCAGTAGCGACAGCAGCACCTGCAGCACCCGCAGCACATACAGCACCTGCAGCACCAGCAGCGGAAGTAGCACCAGCACCGGCAAAAGCAGAAGCAGCTCCTCAAGTATCGGGTTCAGAAAGTTATTTCGTGTCGGAATCTAAATCATCCAATGGCGACCAAAATGAAAATCTATATGTTATAGAAATAGTGCCAAAGCCTACGGAACAGTCATCGGATTAG